In the genome of Clostridia bacterium, one region contains:
- the acpP gene encoding acyl carrier protein, with product MVFEKVKKIIVEQLGVEEDDIAMESSFIDDLGADSLDIVELIMALEEEFDLEIPDSEAEKITTVGDAVDYIKNNT from the coding sequence ATGGTGTTCGAAAAGGTTAAAAAAATAATCGTTGAGCAGTTAGGTGTTGAAGAAGACGATATTGCAATGGAATCTTCCTTCATAGACGATTTAGGAGCTGACTCTCTTGATATAGTTGAGTTAATAATGGCTCTTGAAGAGGAATTCGACCTTGAAATTCCTGATAGCGAGGCTGAAAAAATCACCACAGTAGGTGATGCTGTAGATTACATTAAAAATAACACATAA
- the rnc gene encoding ribonuclease III: MKRIVSLKERIPLLEEKIGYCFKNKENLVLALTHSSYANEIKNHRMQSNERLEFLGDAVLNIAISEKIYLSKSGLAEGEMTRVRSNIVCEASLMDCSNKLNIGSFLLLGKGEEMTGGRGRTSILSDTFEAIIGAIYLDSGLDNAKAFIYEQMKEIIENSIKGTMFTDYKTQLQEEMQKSSECRILYEIIDEQGPDHNKVFISQVKVNDVVMGTGEGRSKKEAEQSAAKKAIISLKN; the protein is encoded by the coding sequence ATGAAGAGAATTGTTAGTTTGAAGGAAAGAATACCATTATTGGAAGAAAAAATCGGATATTGCTTTAAGAATAAAGAAAATTTGGTTTTAGCACTGACTCACAGTTCATATGCAAATGAAATTAAAAATCACAGGATGCAGAGCAACGAAAGACTAGAATTTCTCGGCGATGCAGTTTTGAATATTGCAATCAGTGAAAAAATTTATCTCAGTAAATCAGGGTTGGCAGAAGGAGAAATGACAAGGGTAAGATCCAACATTGTTTGTGAAGCATCGCTTATGGATTGTTCAAACAAGCTTAATATAGGCAGTTTTTTACTTTTGGGCAAAGGTGAGGAAATGACCGGGGGAAGGGGCAGAACTTCCATACTATCAGATACCTTTGAAGCGATTATTGGAGCAATATATCTGGATAGTGGACTTGATAACGCAAAAGCGTTTATATATGAACAGATGAAAGAAATCATTGAAAATTCAATAAAAGGTACAATGTTTACTGACTATAAAACACAGCTGCAGGAAGAAATGCAAAAAAGCAGTGAATGCAGGATATTGTACGAAATAATAGACGAACAGGGGCCTGACCACAATAAGGTATTTATTTCACAGGTTAAGGTTAATGATGTAGTAATGGGAACAGGTGAAGGTCGTAGTAAAAAGGAAGCCGAACAAAGTGCAGCAAAAAAAGCAATAATTTCTTTAAAGAACTGA
- the fabF gene encoding beta-ketoacyl-ACP synthase II, whose translation MKKRVVITGVGVVSALGLGIDQFWNAIKEGKCGISTVTKFDVTEYPTKVAAEIKEFDASSYVDKKEARRMDRFTHYALAATKMAVENSGIDFSKEDSFRCGVVYGSGIGGIETLEDQHQVLMDKGPGRVSPFFIPMMIPNMAAGRIAMAYGINGFTECVVTACATGNNSIGDAFKVIQRGDAEVVISGGAEASLTPLSFAGFCSAKAMSTVEDPNNACKPFDAEASGFVMGEGAGALILEELEHAQKRGATIYAEIVGYGCTCDAYHITAPHPEGMGGTNCMKMALRDAGIAPEEVGYINAHGTATPVGDPIEVQVVKNVFGDHAKKLAMSSTKSMTGHLLGAAGAVEAIITSMALKEGFLPPTINHTTTVPEYGLDFVTNVGRKADIKYAVSNALGFGGHNAAIVLKKYEE comes from the coding sequence ATGAAAAAGCGCGTAGTAATAACTGGAGTAGGTGTAGTGTCTGCTCTCGGATTGGGAATAGATCAATTCTGGAATGCAATCAAAGAAGGTAAGTGCGGTATAAGCACTGTTACCAAATTTGATGTTACAGAGTACCCTACAAAAGTAGCTGCAGAAATTAAGGAATTTGACGCATCAAGTTACGTAGATAAAAAAGAAGCAAGAAGAATGGACAGATTTACCCATTATGCTCTTGCTGCTACAAAAATGGCTGTAGAAAACTCAGGGATAGATTTTTCAAAAGAAGACAGTTTCAGGTGTGGTGTTGTTTATGGATCGGGAATCGGAGGAATCGAAACTCTTGAAGACCAGCATCAGGTTCTTATGGATAAAGGCCCTGGAAGAGTAAGCCCGTTCTTTATTCCAATGATGATACCAAATATGGCAGCGGGCAGGATCGCAATGGCATACGGTATAAACGGTTTTACCGAATGTGTTGTGACAGCCTGTGCTACAGGAAATAATTCAATAGGAGATGCGTTTAAGGTAATTCAGAGAGGCGACGCAGAAGTAGTAATATCAGGTGGTGCTGAAGCATCGCTTACACCACTGTCATTTGCAGGCTTCTGCTCAGCAAAAGCCATGTCAACAGTAGAAGATCCGAATAATGCGTGTAAACCTTTCGATGCAGAAGCAAGCGGATTTGTTATGGGAGAGGGCGCTGGAGCTCTTATACTGGAAGAATTGGAGCATGCTCAGAAAAGAGGAGCAACTATATATGCAGAAATAGTTGGTTATGGATGTACATGCGATGCATACCATATTACAGCTCCACATCCGGAAGGAATGGGTGGAACAAACTGCATGAAGATGGCATTGAGGGATGCAGGAATAGCACCTGAAGAAGTAGGATATATAAATGCGCATGGTACTGCTACACCTGTCGGTGATCCTATAGAGGTACAGGTTGTTAAGAATGTATTTGGAGATCATGCTAAAAAATTAGCTATGAGTTCTACAAAATCAATGACTGGACACCTTCTCGGAGCAGCAGGTGCAGTAGAGGCTATAATTACTTCAATGGCGCTTAAGGAAGGCTTCTTGCCTCCAACTATAAACCATACAACGACAGTTCCTGAATACGGACTTGACTTTGTCACAAATGTAGGCAGGAAGGCAGATATAAAATATGCTGTTTCTAATGCATTAGGTTTTGGTGGACATAATGCTGCTATAGTACTAAAGAAATATGAGGAATAA
- the fabG gene encoding 3-oxoacyl-[acyl-carrier-protein] reductase, with the protein MQLKGKTAVITGSGRGLGKAIALKLAQMGANIVLNDIVASDSVDATADEFRAAGYNVTVTKGDVRNADDVKEMVKVAVDTFGSLDILINNAGITKDKPMMMMTEEEWDLVLDINLKGAFFCTKLAGKQMIKQKYGKIVNIASVAGQYGNKGQANYSASKAGLIGLTKSTAKELAGRGICCNAVAPGIIKSHMTDVLSEELKQEYLKNIALGRFGTPEDVANVVAFLASTDSDYVTGQVIDIDGGLVM; encoded by the coding sequence ATGCAATTAAAGGGGAAAACTGCTGTTATAACTGGCTCAGGAAGAGGCCTTGGAAAAGCTATAGCTTTAAAACTTGCTCAAATGGGAGCGAACATTGTTTTGAACGATATAGTTGCATCTGATAGTGTAGATGCTACAGCTGATGAATTTAGAGCTGCAGGATATAACGTGACTGTTACAAAAGGTGATGTAAGAAATGCAGATGATGTAAAAGAAATGGTAAAAGTTGCAGTAGATACATTTGGAAGCCTGGATATATTAATAAATAATGCAGGAATCACCAAAGATAAGCCTATGATGATGATGACAGAGGAAGAATGGGACTTGGTACTCGATATCAACTTAAAAGGCGCTTTCTTTTGCACAAAGCTGGCCGGAAAACAGATGATTAAGCAGAAATACGGGAAAATTGTAAATATAGCTTCTGTTGCAGGACAATACGGAAATAAAGGGCAAGCAAATTATTCAGCCTCAAAAGCCGGATTGATAGGTTTGACTAAATCAACTGCAAAAGAGCTTGCTGGAAGAGGAATATGCTGTAATGCAGTAGCACCCGGCATAATAAAAAGTCATATGACTGATGTGTTGTCCGAAGAATTGAAACAAGAATATCTTAAGAACATAGCTCTCGGAAGGTTTGGGACTCCTGAAGATGTAGCAAATGTTGTAGCTTTTCTTGCTTCAACCGACTCAGATTATGTTACAGGACAAGTAATTGATATTGACGGCGGCTTAGTTATGTAA